The DNA window aagtgAAGAAAGGTCTAAAGCCCAAGTCTCAGCCTAGCGCCTGCCTGCCACACTATAGACTAATTAATGTGCGAtatttgaaggaaggaaggaagaggggtaTTTATTGTGCCCCCAACATGACACTGAGGAAGACACTGTGGATAGTGTGGTGAACACGCTGCTTTGCTGGAGATTTTTCTCGAATGGGCTGCGGATGTGGTTAATGGCAGCAGGCGGTGAAGTAACTGGGGCTTTGCAACCGCGGGCAGGATTCGCCTCCGCCCCCGCAGCGGAGCCGATGACCCGGGGCCAGGAATGAGGGTGGGGAATTACCCTAATGTGACAGCAGAGGAAAGGAGACCTTCCcaatcctccctccctcacctcccaccccattCACTCAGCTGCAAGTGGTGGGAGCCCGAATTCTCCTTTTACAGGCCACCCTGGCTCTGCCTTGCGTCCCTAGCACTTAGCAGTTGGAGGAGGCGGGGCTGGGGACCCTCAGAGAAGGCGGTGAAAGGAGAGGCCTTCACAGGCCTCACCCCACAGCGAGGCCCAGCCCAGCGGCCCTTGGCAGTGCCCCAGGCTCAGGTGTGCCCCTCGGCAGGGAAGGCCTGGCTGGGCCTCTCTCCTGCCACTCTCTGTGGGATGAAGGGCAGAGCAAACGCGCCCCAGTCTCGCTGGTCCCACCTGGACTCTCCACCTGCCAGCGCTTCTCAAACCAGCAGCACCTGATGTAAAAGGAGCGGGAGGGcgcggggaggggaggaaggagggggccgCGGCTCAAGGACTAACCAGAGGTCCCCTCGACAATTCCTTCGGGTCTccattgttttcttcagaaacctTGGGAATTTTGCTTTCCACTCCCTAGTACCTCAGTGTTGGTTTTCCTAGAACCCGATTCCTTCCCCTCCTGCCACGAAGGGTGGGAATACACCTGACTGCAGAGAGGGTACCATTCCTTTCTAGCCGTGGCATCCCTCACGCCCTGGCACAGCCCCTGTCCCACAgacaccctcctccctccataCAAGCcagcctttccttcctctcttcccagaTCTTACCCCGCACCGCGTCACCAAAGTCCTCTGAACCCCGACCTCCACTGTGCATCACGGTCATTTGTTTCTCTGGCTGCCTCGGCCTCCACAGTGGCCTCCCGCGAGGGCGGGGCCGCAGACTGCCTCTcattgtgcccccccccccccccccccgccctcagCACAGGCCTAGCCCTTAGGTGGATCATGCGGGGGAGggatgagagaatgaatgaatgaatgaatgggaagggTGGCGGCCTCTCCGGGGCTGTGGTCGGCCTCCCAGAGGTGTTCCCATCCTAATCCAAAAACCTGCAATTATGCTGCCTTATAAGGCAAAAGGAACCTTGCGGGTGTGTTTAAGTTAAAGATGCAGCGATGGGAAGAAATTCCGCTGTGGACCACAGCTTCAGCCTGGGCCTGAACGTTCTGCAGGCCCTTCCTGATGGCCTGGCTTGCCGATTTCAGACCCGTCTGGACAGCTCCCACAGCTGCAGGACCCAGGTCCTTACCATAGGTCCATCCATCACTCAGTACTGTCCACTGAAATAGAGCACACCCTGAAAGGTGAGAATTATGTTATATTCTGTGACCTTACTGAGACCACAGCCCGGGAGGCAGCCTCTCCGGTAGCTCTGAGGGACTATTGCAAAGAAGTaaaggaggagccaggatataggagtttttgctgaaaacaaatgaacaacaaacgaacaacagaaaacacatgtagtcgaacatcaaaagattactgctaaccAGAAACTTACGGTTTCCAAAGGGGAAGGGGCATGGAGGGATAggctaggagtttgggattaacatatacccactactatatataaaataaaaatcaacaaggacctacagtatagcacagggaactgtactcagtattttgtaataaactataagggaaaagaatctgaaaaagaatatatatatatattctttttatatacgtaaatgaatcactgtgctgtatatctgaaacactatatatatatatatatatatatatataaaatatttttttatttgtttgcaccaggtcttagttgtggcatacatgtgggatctagttccatgaccagggatcgaacccaggccccctgcattggggagcactgcggcaccagggaagtcccactgacacaatgttgtaaatcaactctaataaaaaaaatccatgaacaCAAAAGCCAGAAATTTCTGTGTTTGCTTTCTGTCTGTGGTCCCCTTGGGATGATGGAGGCCTTTGGTGAAATGCTCCTAGGGGCAACATGGAGGGATAAAGAAATATAAGAGCAAGAGAGATCACACCTGATGGTATGTCACAGCGTCTCCcatctatacactaacaacaggCATTTAGAGAGACAGAGGATGAGGTCAGGGCTGGGTCAATAAACTTGGCTCCCTGATCATGGGATTGTTGGGCAAATAAAAAGGTTTTAGTTTCCTattaaggttttttaaaactaCTGCAGTGGAAATTGATCTAGAGAGATGAACACAAAAGGTGACatttattctgtgattttttgaaataatttttgaacagGGGTACTTGAAGTTTTGTGACAACTCGAGCCAAGAGGGAGAATTTAGAGATGAAAATTACAGGTTTTGAATACAAGAGGGTTTAAGGGTTTCTCTTCCTCTAGGAAAATGGCATAGTCCAGCCAACAGACCAAAACAAGAGTCAGTGAGAACAGCCCGGTTTCcccacttttatctttttatctcactctctttttccctctaacAAGGTGCCTCTGCACCTTGGCCCTGCACGTGTCCCTGGTCCCTGCACAgctcagggggtggggggcgtggagTCCAGCCCTACTGCAGACTCTCATAGATGCCGGTGAGCACCTCCAACATCTTCTCCAGCTCCCGGGCCTTCTGCCTCAGCCTTTCAGCCGACTCCGTCTTTGCCCCCTCATGCAAGTGCTTTGCCTCTTTCACCAGGGAGGCCACTTCCATCAGAAGGGAGAGACCTGCAAAGGCCACACCCTGAATCCGGGCCTCTTTGGTCATTGCCAGTACCGTGCCTCCAAAGGCTTTCTGCACCTGCTTGCCACGTTTGGCTGAGACTTGCCCGGTGGTCGTGAAGCGCTTAGCACTGGCTGCTAAACCAGGGTTGCCTTTGGCCACCTTGATGGCACGGAAGTTGTTCCCAATGCCTTGCATGGCTTGGAAGAAGTTCCCTACAGAGGAAATAAACTGGTCTCTGCTGTTAGATACAACCCCCTCAAACACCTCCTCTTTGTCGTCGGCAGTTGACGTATAGCGACTGGCTTCAGTTTCTAATGCCAGTGTGCGTACACGTTCCACAATGCTGGTGGATACACTGGTCACAGCAGCCGCTGCTCCCAGCCCTAACCCAGTGGCAAAGAGTGCCAGACTCGCCCCCGCTGTCACGGGTGCCAGAGACAGACTAAGTATGGTCAGGACACTAGACACAGTGCCAGCAGAGTTGGCTGCCACATGGGAGATGGTGCAGTCCCTGTGGAGCTTGTCAGCCTTGTCTGCGAGAGCATAGAGCTTTGTTATGCCCTCCTCAAGCTCCTCCTTCACCCGAGGATACTCCTCCAAAAACCTCTCCCTGTCCAGCTTGTCTTCTTGGAGTGTGTCTTGATCGTCCACGGCCAAGTCTGTTTTCAGCTCATTCAGACATTCATTTAGTacttctgcctcttctctgtAACAATGAAGGTCAAGGGATTAGAAAGATAGCTTGTCCATAAAATAGGCTCAACAAGATCTATCCTACATAAATTATagagattttattataaatcaaatagaaaagaattttacaaatgtaaaatttttttcaacattaaaCATGTTTTGTACCTTGTAGATGCTCCATATACCTATTCAATcatggaataaataaaaaaaggtcattttaggatactctcttttttctttctatccttatctttattttaaaaaattttttaaacatttttattgaagtataattgctttacagtgttgtgttagtttctactgtataacaaagtgaatcagctatatgcgtatgtatacccccatatccccttcctcttgcatcttccttcaaccctccctgtcccacccctctaggtggtcacaaagcaccgagctgatatccctgtgctatgcagctgcttccactggctatctattttacatttggcagtgtgtatatgtccataccattctctcaccttgtcccagcttacccttcccactccccgtatcctcaagtccattctctacgtctgcgtctttattcctgtcctgcccctaggttcatcagaacctttttttttttttatattccataaatatgtgttagcgtacggtatttgtttttctctgtctgacttatttcactctgtatgacagtctctaggtccatccacctcactacaaataactcaattttgtttcttttcatggctgagtaatattccactgtatacatgtgccacatcttctttatccattcatctgtggacaAGGACACTCTCAAGATAGggatttgagggcttccctggtggcgcagtggttgagagtccgcctgccgatgcaggggacgcgggttcgtgccctggtccgggaggatcccacatgccgcggagcggctgggcccgtgacccatggccgctgggcctgcgcgtccggagcctgtgctccgtggcgggagaggccgcagcagtgagaggcccgcgtaccacacacacacacaaaaaaaaaaaaaaatcataaaaaaaaaaaaaaaaaaaaagatagggatTTGATAAAGACGCCTCAGAGGCAGGTCAACACAATCACTTCCAAAGAGTAGGCAGAGTGGGAAATCCAcagagaagcacagagaagtggGATTGGAGCAGAAAAACCTTCATTCAGAGAACCTTAGTGTGTACTGAGGAGTCAACCTGCTCTTTGCCCTTGGCTACTGGGAAGTGCTCCCTGAGCCCCTAGAATATTCCGGCTGATAGGAGTGTCCTCGTCTGCCTGGGCCTCTGGCCACTGGACAGTCTAACAGGGTGACATGTGATGGGGCCTCTGGGTCACGTGGTATCACATGTGACCTCTGGAGGAGCTGGACACTAGGGCATTAGTCTGACCTCCGGGAGGGCAGGAGACAACAGCTCAGCTGTGCGGGCAGCAAGTGACTGAGCCCAAATAAAACTCCATACGCTGCGGGTCCTGTTGAAAAAGGTTCACTCTTCGGTCAAGTTTCAGTCAGGCTCTTCTGAGCCCTCTTCTCCAATAGGCCTCAACCTCCGCCCTTTGTGTCCTGTCCTTGACGGCCTGTCTTGCCCAGTCTCA is part of the Phocoena sinus isolate mPhoSin1 chromosome 10, mPhoSin1.pri, whole genome shotgun sequence genome and encodes:
- the LOC116760838 gene encoding apolipoprotein L3-like — protein: MEPRPGKCDIPGDRGEELGEGSSDRRLWRWASKNREEAEVLNECLNELKTDLAVDDQDTLQEDKLDRERFLEEYPRVKEELEEGITKLYALADKADKLHRDCTISHVAANSAGTVSSVLTILSLSLAPVTAGASLALFATGLGLGAAAAVTSVSTSIVERVRTLALETEASRYTSTADDKEEVFEGVVSNSRDQFISSVGNFFQAMQGIGNNFRAIKVAKGNPGLAASAKRFTTTGQVSAKRGKQVQKAFGGTVLAMTKEARIQGVAFAGLSLLMEVASLVKEAKHLHEGAKTESAERLRQKARELEKMLEVLTGIYESLQ